GGCACCTCGACGCTGGAGGAGAGCGCGGACGCGTTCACCCAGCTGCTCCAGTACCTCGACGGGCTCATCCAGGACAAGGAACGCTCCGCCGGCGACGGCCTGCTCGACGTCCTCATCGCCGAGCAGGTGCGCCCCGGGATCCTGACCCGGCGCGAGCTCGTCGACATCTCACTGCTGCTGCTCGTGGCCGGCCACGAGACGACGGCCAGCGCCATCGCGCTCGGCGTGGTCGCCCTGCTCGAGCACCCCGACCAGCTCGCCGCGCTGCGCGCCGACCCCGCGCTGCTGCCGAGCGCCGTCGAGGAGCTGCTGCGCTTCACCACGATCGCCGACAGCGTCGCCCGGTTCGCGACGGCCGACACCGAACTGGCCGGCCAGCCCGTCGCCGCCGGGGACGGCGTTCTCGTCGTGCTCTCCGCCGCGAACCGCGACGACACGGTCTTCCCCGACCCGGACCTTCTCGACCTGACCCGCCGCGCCCGTAGCCACGTGTCCTTCGGTCACGGCGCGCACCAGTGCATCGGGCACAACATCGCCCGCGCCGAGCTGGAGATCGCCTTCTCCACGCTGTTCGCCCGCCTCCCCGGCCTGCGGCTCGCGGTGCCGCTCGACCGGCTCCCCGGCAAGGACGCCGGCGGGGTGCAGGGCGTCTTCGAGCTGCCCGTCGCCTGGTGAGGGCGCGGGGCGGGTGAGGGGCGTCCGCCCCGGCACCGACGACGAAAAGGACCGGACCGCATGCGCGTCATCGCTGACACCAACCGCTGCCTGGGCGCCGGGCAGTGCGTCCTGGCCGACCCCGAGCGCTTCGACCAGTCGGACGACGGCATCGTCGTGGTGCTGCGGGCCGAGGCCACGGACCCGGCCGAGCAGGAGGAGGTGCGGGAGACCGTCTCCCACTGCCCGTCGCGCGCGCTCTCCCTGGCCGACTGACCCTGCTGGCCTACTGGCTCTGCTGGCCTACTGACCCTGCTGGCCAACTGGCTCTGCTGGCCTACTGACGACGCCCCGGCCGCGGCCGGCGCGTCCCCGGTGCTTTAGCCGGCGCGAAGGACACCGTTAGCCACCGCACCGACGCTCGAGGCCTACCCGCCGTGTCGTTCTCACGAGGGAGCCCGAGCACAGATGGTCAACGATCAGGTCCCGTCCGGCAATGGCCAGTCGTCCGCCCGTGGGCAGTCACCCGCCGCGGCCGCCTTCCCCTCGGCGGCCGCGGCGGGTGAACCGGTGGCCGTCATCGGCCTGGCCGCCCGGCTGCCCGGAGCACCGGACGTCGCCGCGTTCTGGCGGCTGCTGGAGCGCGGCGGGCAGGCGGTCGGCGCCCCGCCGGCGGACCGCTGGTCCGCGGACGCGCCGCCGTTCGGCGCGTTCCTCGACGAGGTCGACCGCTTCGACGCCGACTTCTTCGGGATCTCCCCCCGGGAGGCCGCCGCGACCGACCCCCAGCAGCGGCTGCTGCTGGAGCTGGGCTGGGAGGCGGTCGAGGACGCCCGGATCGTGCCGGCCACCCTCGCCGGCAGCCGTACCGCCGTGTTCACCGCGGCGATCTGGGACGACTACGCCGCCCTGCACCATCAGCGGGGCGGCCCGGCGGCGGGCCGGCACACCATGACCGGGCTCGGCCGGGGCCTGCTCGCCAACCGGCTGTCCTACCTGCTCGGGCTCACCGGGCCCAGCCTCACCGTGGACGCCGCCCAGTCCTCGTCGCTGGTCGCCGTGCACCTGGCCGCCGAGTCGCTGCGCCGCGGCGAGGCGGAGCTGGCGATCGTCGGCGGGATCAACCTCATCCTGGCCCCGGCCAGCTCCGCCGCGAGCGTCCGCTTCGGCGCGCTCTCGCCGGACGGCCGCTGCTTCACCTTCGACGCGCGGGCCAACGGCTACGTGCGTGGCGAGGGCGGGGTCGCCGTCGTCCTCAAGCCGCTCGCCCGCGCCCTCGCGGACGGCGACCCGGTGCGCTGCGTGCTGCTCGGCGGCGCGGTCAACAACGACGGCGGCGGCGCCGGCCTGACCGTGCCCGACCAGCACGCCCAGGAGGCGGTGCTGCGCGCCGCCTACCAGGCCGCCGGCGTCTCGCCCGCGCGGGCGAGGTACGTCGAGCTGCATGGCACCGGCACACCCGTCGGCGACCCGGTGGAGGCGGCGGCGCTGGGCGCGGTGATCGGCGCGGCCCGTGCCGGGGAGAACACCGGGCCACTGCTGGTCGGCTCGGCCAAGACGAACGTGGGTCACCTCGAGGGGGCCGCCGGCCTGGTCGGCCTGCTCAAGACCGCTCTCGCCCTCTCCCACCGGCGGCTGCCCGCCAGCCTGAACTTCGAGCGGCCGAACCCGGCGATCCCCCTGGACGAGCTCGGCCTGCGGGTCGTCACGGAGGCCACCGACTGGCCGGCGGACGACAGCGCGCCGATCGCCGGGGTCAGCTCCTTCGGGATGGGCGGCACCAACTGCCACCTGGTCCTGGCCGCGCCCCCGGTCGCCGTCGACGCGGCGCCACCTGACGCGGTGCCGGCCGACTCGGTGCCGGGAACGGCGCCCGCCGAGGATCTCCCGCTGCCCTGGGTGCTCTCCGGCCGCGGCGAGCCGGCCCTGCGCGGGCAGGCCCGGCGCCTCCTCACGCTGTTGGAAGAGGACAGCTCCGGCAGTAGCCCGGACGGCACTTCGCGTGGCGACGCCGTCCGCCCGGTGGACGTCGGCTACTCGCTGGCGGCGACCCGCACCCACTTCGAGGACCGCGCGGTGATCCTGGCCGCCGACCAGCCGTCCCGGCTGGCCGCGCTGCGCGCGCTGAGCCAGGGTGACCCGGCCACCGGCCTGGTCACGGGGCAGGCGCCGGGCGAGGCGGGCGGCTCCTGGGCGTTCCTGTTCACCGGGCAGGGCAGCCAGCGGCCCGGGATGGGCCGCGAGCTGTACGACGCGTTCCCCGCGTACGCCGCCGCGTTCGACGAGCTGTGCGCCGCGTTCGACCCGCACCTGGACCGGCCGCTGCGCGACGTCGTGTTCGCCGCCGAGGGCAGTCCCGACGCGGCCCTGCTCGACAGCACCCGCTACACCCAGCCGGCGCTGTTCACCGTGGAGGTCGCGCTCTTCCGGCTGGTGACCGGCTGGGGACCACGCCCGGCCCTGCTCGCCGGCCACTCCATCGGTGAGCTGGCCGCCGCGCACGCCGCCGGAGTGCTCGATCTCGCCGACGCGGCGGCGCTCGTCGCCGCCCGCGGCCGGCTGATGGGCGCGCTGCCGCCCGGCGGCGCGATGGTCGCCGTCGAGGCCGACGAGCCCGAGGTCCTGGAGCTGCTCGCCGACCGGGACGGGCGGGTCGCCGTCGCCGCGGTGAACGGGCCGCGGGCGGTGGTCCTCTCCGGAGACGAGCCGGCCACCCTCGAAGTGGCCGCGGCACTGGCGGAACGCGGCCGGCGCACCCGCCGGCTGACCGTCAGCCACGCCTTCCACTCCCCGCACATGGACGGCATGCTCGCCGACTTCCGGGAGGCCGCCGCCGCGGTGGAGCTGCGCGCACCGCGTATCCCGCTGGTCAGCAACGTCACCGGGGCCCTCGCTACCACGGACCAGCTGACCTCTCCGGACTACTGGGTACGGCACGTCCGCGACACCGTCCGGTTCGGCGCCGGGGTAGCCGCGCTGACCGCCGCCGGGGCCACCGGTTTCGTCGAGCTCGGGCCGGACGCGGTGCTCAGCGCCCTCGTCCCCGCGGCGGTACCGACCCTGCGCCGCGGCCGGCGGGAGGTCGCCACCCTGCTGGGCGCGCTGGCGACCGCGCACGTCCGGGGCGCCGAGGTGGACTGGGCCGGGCTCCTCGCCGAGCACGGCGGACGCGCGACCGACCTGCCCACCTACGCCTTCCAGCGCAGCCGGCACTGGCTCGCGGACACACCCGCGCCCACGAGCACCACCCCCACGGGCACCGTGCCCGCCAGCACCGCTGTTCCTGCCGGCACGGCGGTCGACGGCACCGCGGCGCACGGCGTCACGGTGAACGGCACCACGGCGGACGGCGCCGGGGCGGGTACAGGTCCCGGGGTCGCTCTCGCCGGGCTGGCCGACGCCGACCGGGCGCGGCGGCTGCGCGCCCTCGTCCTGGACCGGACCGCTGCCGTGCTCGACCACGGGTCGGCGGACGACATCGACCACCGCCGCACCTTCCGCGACCTCGGTTTCGACTCCCTGGCGGGCGTCGAGCTGCGGGACCGCCTCGCCGAGGCGACCGGCCTGACGCTGCCGGCCGGCCTGGTGTACGACCAGCCCACCGTCGACGCCCTCGTCACCCACCTCGACGGCCTGCTCACCGGCCACGCGGCCACCGCCGCACCGAGCCGACGAGAGGGCACCGGTTCGGGGGCGGACGACCCGATCGTCATCGTGTCGATGGCCTGCCGCCTGCCCGGCGGGATCACGTCTCCCGAGCAGCTGTGGGAGCTGGTCGCCGCCGGCGGGGACGCCGTCGGCCCGTTCCCCACCGACCGCGGCTGGGACCTCGACGGGCTCTATGACCCGGACCCCGACCAGCCCGGGACCGTCTACACCCGGCAGGGCGGGTTCCTGCACGACGCCGGGGACTTCGACCCTGAACTGTTCGGGATCTCCCCGCGCGAGGCGACCGCGATGGACCCGCAGCAGCGGCTGCTGCTGGAGACGTCCTGGGAGGCGTTCGAACGGGCCGGGATCGTCCCGGGATCGCTGCGCGGCTCGCGCACCGGCGTGTTCGCCGGGGCGACGTCGATGGACTACGGCCCGCGGCTGCACGAGCCGGCGGGCGGGGTCGAGGGCTACCTCCTCACCGGCACGACGACGAGCATCGTGTCCGGGCGGGTGGCGTACGCGTTCGGGCTGGAGGGTCCGGCGGTCACCGTCGACACCGCCTGCTCCTCCTCCCTGGTCGCCCTGCACCTCGCCGCCCAGGCACTACGCAGCGGCGAATGCGACCTGGCGCTGGCCGGCGGCGTCACCGTCATGGCG
The Parafrankia discariae DNA segment above includes these coding regions:
- a CDS encoding cytochrome P450 produces the protein MTGTEIPEYPLARTCPFHPPAGYARYREHGPVNPVRLYDGRRVWAVTGHAEAREVLLNTGLFSSERADPRYPATSPRFEAARKVRNFIGMDPPDHTAQRRMLQSSFTMRRINGLRPGIQRLVDELLDAVVAKGPVVDLVPEFALPIPSIVISELLGVPYGDHAFFEQQSRRVASGTSTLEESADAFTQLLQYLDGLIQDKERSAGDGLLDVLIAEQVRPGILTRRELVDISLLLLVAGHETTASAIALGVVALLEHPDQLAALRADPALLPSAVEELLRFTTIADSVARFATADTELAGQPVAAGDGVLVVLSAANRDDTVFPDPDLLDLTRRARSHVSFGHGAHQCIGHNIARAELEIAFSTLFARLPGLRLAVPLDRLPGKDAGGVQGVFELPVAW
- a CDS encoding ferredoxin; amino-acid sequence: MRVIADTNRCLGAGQCVLADPERFDQSDDGIVVVLRAEATDPAEQEEVRETVSHCPSRALSLAD